A genomic region of Ochotona princeps isolate mOchPri1 chromosome 17, mOchPri1.hap1, whole genome shotgun sequence contains the following coding sequences:
- the COPRS gene encoding coordinator of PRMT5 and differentiation stimulator isoform X2, whose amino-acid sequence MGGDAGDGELGSAAGGLGRGQVAFAMADHCGQEREAETTAERLGNGAQNVTHNIAAHGEDTHSEEEGFAGDEEESDGEPSTWEVPEGMRCWRMEQPTELFNEDWDLELKAEQGNPYDADDIQGSISQEVKPWVCCVPRGDMIYDPSWHHPPPLIPHYSKMVFETGQFDDAED is encoded by the exons ATGGGAGGTGATGCTGGGGACGGAGAACTAGGCTCCGCTGCTGGGGGCCTGGGCCGGggccag GTTGCCTTCGCCATGGCTGACCACTGTGGTcaggagagagaggctgagacGACGGCTGAACGACTAGGCAA CGGAGCCCAGAACGTCACTCACAACATTGCTGCCCACGGCGAGGACACGCATTCTGAAGAGGAAGGCTTTGCTGGGGACGAGGAGGAGTCTGACGGGGAGCCGAGCACCTGGGAGGTGCCAGAAGGAATGCGCTGTTGGCGTATGGAGCAACCCACCGAGCTGTTTAATGAGGACTGGGACCTGGAGTTGAAAGCCGAACAAGGGAATCCATATG ATGCTGATGACATCCAGGGGAGCATCTCTCAGGAGGTCAAGCCCTGGGTGTGCTGTGTACCACGCGGAGACATGATCTACGACCCCAGCTGGCACCACCCACCACCGCTCATCCCCCATTACTCCAAGATGGTCTTCGAGACAGGACAGTTTGACGATGCCGAAGACTGA
- the COPRS gene encoding coordinator of PRMT5 and differentiation stimulator isoform X1 — translation MDPQAAGARAPGSPELHRGPPLSSAQEAPCSREVAFAMADHCGQEREAETTAERLGNGAQNVTHNIAAHGEDTHSEEEGFAGDEEESDGEPSTWEVPEGMRCWRMEQPTELFNEDWDLELKAEQGNPYDADDIQGSISQEVKPWVCCVPRGDMIYDPSWHHPPPLIPHYSKMVFETGQFDDAED, via the exons ATGGACCCTCAGGCCGCCGGGGCCCGCGCGCCGGGCTCCCCGGAGCTGCATCGGGGCCCGCCGTTGTCGAGCGCGCAGGAGGCGCCCTGCAGCCGGGAG GTTGCCTTCGCCATGGCTGACCACTGTGGTcaggagagagaggctgagacGACGGCTGAACGACTAGGCAA CGGAGCCCAGAACGTCACTCACAACATTGCTGCCCACGGCGAGGACACGCATTCTGAAGAGGAAGGCTTTGCTGGGGACGAGGAGGAGTCTGACGGGGAGCCGAGCACCTGGGAGGTGCCAGAAGGAATGCGCTGTTGGCGTATGGAGCAACCCACCGAGCTGTTTAATGAGGACTGGGACCTGGAGTTGAAAGCCGAACAAGGGAATCCATATG ATGCTGATGACATCCAGGGGAGCATCTCTCAGGAGGTCAAGCCCTGGGTGTGCTGTGTACCACGCGGAGACATGATCTACGACCCCAGCTGGCACCACCCACCACCGCTCATCCCCCATTACTCCAAGATGGTCTTCGAGACAGGACAGTTTGACGATGCCGAAGACTGA